A portion of the Apis mellifera strain DH4 linkage group LG6, Amel_HAv3.1, whole genome shotgun sequence genome contains these proteins:
- the LOC100577923 gene encoding protein LLP homolog, giving the protein MAKSIRSKWKRKCRAIKRERYGAKELERLKKTLGINENGTQDVEMSDISNIATIVDAKTIKENTKANDNITNVEEMDTDNGGRVYNKKTMLDQYGNYPVWMSKRKIAKHKKGRAKSQKANSRSHKRLTRKQKKAAKQKSSM; this is encoded by the exons ATGGCAAAATCAATCCGAagtaaatggaaaagaaaatgtagaGCAATTAAAAGGGAACGTTATGGAGcaaaagaattagaaagattaaaaaaaacattgggtattaatgaaaatggaaCACAAGATGTTGAAATGTcagatatatcaaatattgctacaa ttgttGATGCTAAAACAATAAAGGAAAATACTAAagcaaatgataatataacaaatgttGAAGAAATGGATACGGACAATGGTGGtagagtatataataaaaaaacaatgttaGATCAATATGGAAATTATCCAGTATGGATGAGTAAacgaaaaattgcaaaacacAAAAAAGGTAGAGCAAAATCACAGAAAGCAAATTCAAGATCACACAAAAGATTAACtaggaaacaaaaaaaagcagcgaaacaaaaatcttccatgtaa
- the LOC413043 gene encoding UDP-glucuronosyltransferase 1-3, whose protein sequence is MKHNVTKLFFISCIVLFIVNQSECYKILAIVSTPSYSHQIPYQPLWLELHARGHEIVLVTTNPMQNINSPNFTQIDISTNYNSLRAIDFVKLRFEKVDWIEALERYILSLCSSFEVQVFNSTEMKKMYAPDSNIKFDVLLTEFLYMPAIYAFAYRFNASLIGLSSLGLLSINDFVLGGAILPSHEYFWENEGNTGINLPFYKRLYNFVKIWRLLLHVNFNIFPEEQKLAEQYFGPLPPLIDIMKNVSMIFINEADVLTPGRPILPNIVRFSSFHVSENPDPLPKNLQKFLDGAKEGFIYFSLGSNARSSAIPKEIKRIFCNVFAKLPYRVIWKYEEEDLLEKPKNVYIGSWLPQQSILAHPKIKLFIYQGGVQSSEETIRFAVPVIGLPILADQDYQVRRMEALGIGKYLEITTLTEDQLENAIYEIINNKKYKERILIIRDQIKDTPYDTVKHLAWWTEYVVRTKGAPHLRCTLALEPWYQRFDMDIVVFLAIVTFIIVLSLFSIIVKLLVYLYKMSQISTDKKQKIT, encoded by the exons ATGAAACACAACGTTACGaaactatttttcatttcgtgcattgttttattcattgtGAATCAATCAGAGTGCTACAAGATTTTGGCCATTGTTTCGACACCGTCATACAGCCATCAAATTCCGTATCAACCGTTATGGCTCGAATTGCACGCACGTGGCCACGAAATTGTGTTGGTTACTACGAATCCCATGCAGAATATCAACTCGCCGAATTTCACTCAAATCGATATAAGTACAAATTACAATTCTTTAAGGGCCATAGATTTTGTCAAGTTGCGATTTGAAAAAGTTGATTGGATAGAAGCATTAGAAAGGTATATACTATCTTTGTGTTCTTCCTTCGAGGTTCAAGTATTCAATTCCacggaaatgaaaaagatgtaTGCACCGGATagcaatataaaattcgatgtCTTGTTAACGGAATTTCTCTACATGCCGGCTATATACGCCTTTGCCTACAGATTTAACGCTTCGTTAATAg GATTAAGTTCGTTAGGATTGCTTAGTATAAATGATTTTGTGCTTGGAGGAGCAATACTTCCTTCTCATGAATACTTTTGGGAAAATGAAGGAAATACAGGCATAAATTTACCGTTTTATAAAAGGTTGTacaattttgtgaaaatatggCGTTTACTGTTACATgtgaatttcaatatattcccCGAGGAGCAGAAATTGGCAGAGCAATATTTTGGGCCCTTGCCACCTTTGATAGATATTATGAAGAATGTTagcatgatttttattaatgaagcCGATGTCTTAACACCGGGACGACCAATACTTCCAAATATAGTTAGATTCAGTTCTTTTCACGTATCTGAAAATCCAGATCCTTTGCCGAag aatttacaaaaatttttagacggTGCAAAAGAAGGCTTCATCTATTTCAGTCTCGGTAGCAATGCAAGAAGTTCTGCTATaccaaaagaaattaaacgtatattttgtaatgtttttgcaaaattacCGTACAGAGTTATATGGAaatacgaagaagaagatttaCTTGAGAAACCAAAAAATGTTTACATCGGAAGTTGGTTGCCTCAACAAAGTATTCTTG CTCATCCgaaaattaagttatttatttatcaaggaGGCGTACAAAGTAGTGAAGAAACTATTCGTTTCGCAGTACCAGTTATTGGTCTTCCAATATTAGCAGATCAAGATTACCAAGTAAGAAGAATGGAAGCTCTTggtattggaaaatatttagaaattacgaCACTTACGGAAGATCAACTTGAAAATgctatttatgaaataataaataataagaa atataaagAGAGAATACTTATTATTCGAGATCAAATTAAGGATACACCTTACGATACCGTGAAACATCTCGCTTGGTGGACGGAATATGTAGTACGAACAAAAGGTGCCCCACATCTTCGCTGTACATTAGCTTTAGAACCTTGGTATCAACGTTTTGATATGGACATTGTAGTATTCTTGGCGATAGTGACattcattattgttttaagTTTGTTTAGTATAATTGTTAAGCTTCTTGTGTATCTTTATAAGATGTCACAAATTTCTACcgataaaaaacaaaagataacTTAA
- the LOC100577963 gene encoding charged multivesicular body protein 7, with amino-acid sequence MIMEIKHVDNNLPLPPEKMPKCWNEEERISALFSPFRSKSVNSQDWISKYKFWQNLIYEWLKYTRKSSFSISDLNNAFKRKGCTPLCLITVVEELLRNNEIILETEFLKEPCESWTAWSIDILVKKPLTWSFLKVKSYVVNNEINKETRYINLQIIKEFGDILFSILEKRKDNILISFSELTKCYRSEIDQNISDNTVMLILMWLRREKKIVLKSNENENELLIKIAAHSSDGVTEIEEGLYKLIKQENELIKEIEFMEKEKINIINEAKSYLIKGLRQVAKTYLRKKKELEKTIENRIQTLDNIQSLITSIQNSHTNNAVLSAYKTGSHVLKKLNESGLSESNVKNIMDDLAEAIEDQKDVQVMLSESLINDDSNADLEEELAELMKFDENIFPPVPNAELSFNVDELQKELQNLNVEENITNESSQLPNNHNKKVINITK; translated from the exons atgattatggaGATTAAACATGTAGATAATAATTTGCCACTTCCTCCTGAAAAAATGCCTAAATGTTggaatgaagaagaaagaatcagtgctttattttctccttttcgaaGTAAATCAGTAAATTCACAAGATtggatatcaaaatataaattttggcaaaatttaatatatgaatggTTAAAATATACTAGGAAAAGTAGTTTTTCTATTTCAGATTTAAATAATGCCTTTAAAAGAAAAGGTTGTACACCTCTTTGTTTAATAACTGTTGTTGAAGAACTTCTTcg gaataatgaaataattttagaaactgaatttttgaaagaaccTTGTGAATCATGGACAGCATGGTCAATTGACATACTTGTGAAAAAACCACTGACATGgtcatttttaaaagttaaaagttatgttgttaacaatgaaattaataaagaaactagatatataaacttacaaattattaaagaatttggagatattttgttttctattttagaaaaaagaaaagacaatattcttatatcattttctGAGCTAACAAAATGTTACAGATCTGAAATAGACCAAAATATATCAGATAATACGGTAATGTTAATCTTGATGTGGTTAagacgtgaaaaaaaaatagtacttaaaagtaatgaaaatgaaaatgaattattgattaaaattgctGCACATTCATCAGATGGTGTAACTGAAATTGAGGAAGGATTATACAAGTTAATTAAACAAGAAAATGaacttataaaagaaatagaatttatggaaaaagaaaaaattaatattattaatgaagctaaatcatatttaattaaaggatTACGACAAGTAGCAAAaacatatttaagaaaaaaaaaagaattagaaaaaactaTTGAAAATCGAATACAAACACTTGACAATATTCAAAGTCTTATAACAAGTATTCAAAATTCTCATACAAATAATGCTGTGTTATCAGCTTACAAAACGGGATcacatgtattaaaaaaacttaatgaAAGTGGTTTATCAGAatctaatgttaaaaatattatggatGATCTTGCAGAA GCTATAGAAGATCAAAAAGATGTACAAGTTATGTTATCAGAATCTTTGATAAATGATGATTCAAATGCTGATTTAGAAGAGGAATTGGCAGAACTaatgaaatttgatgaaaatattttccctcCTGTACCAAATGCAGAACTAAGTTTTAATGTCGATGAACTTCAAAAGGAACTTCAAAACTTAAATGTTGaag aaaatattactaatgAATCAAGTCAATTAccaaataatcataataaaaaagtaataaa TATCACTAAATAG